From Parasphaerochaeta coccoides DSM 17374, a single genomic window includes:
- a CDS encoding glycine hydroxymethyltransferase has translation MAVGKALQAYLDKRGTGEIEESMIAYVAALDMAAQVSPKIAGDIVNELADQRSHLKLIASENFSSLTTQLSMGNLLTDKYSEGFPYHRFYAGCDNVDSIESYAVEKAKELFGAEHAYVQPHSGADANLCAFWAILNQRVELPAYEEWGESNPANLGREKWEELRARFGSQKLLGLDYYSGGHLTHGYRQNVSARMFDAYSYAVNPATGLLDYDAIERQAMDIKPLILLAGYSAYPRLINFRRMGEIARKVGAVFMVDMAHFAGLVAGKVLTGDYDPVPWADIVTTTTHKTLRGPRGGLILCKKEFSESVDKGCPLVLGGPLPHVMAAKGIALTEALSPDFRSYAAKIVENSAALAAACIAEGIPVATGGTDNHLMLLDVRPFGLNGRQAETQLRDCGITLNRNALPFDPNGPWYTSGLRIGTPAVTTLGMGVPEMKKIASIIASVLKASHPLVLTKGANAGTTSKAKAETDPTVIVRAREDVQTLLDAHPLYPELDLSFLRKFFPYVS, from the coding sequence ATGGCTGTAGGAAAAGCTTTACAGGCGTATCTGGACAAACGCGGAACCGGGGAAATTGAAGAATCCATGATTGCTTATGTCGCGGCATTGGACATGGCCGCCCAGGTATCGCCGAAGATTGCCGGGGACATCGTCAATGAACTGGCCGACCAAAGGTCGCATCTGAAACTCATAGCCAGTGAAAATTTCAGCAGCCTGACCACCCAGCTTTCCATGGGGAACCTGCTCACCGACAAATACAGTGAAGGCTTCCCATACCATCGTTTCTATGCGGGATGTGATAACGTCGATAGCATCGAATCCTACGCAGTGGAGAAAGCCAAGGAACTTTTCGGCGCGGAACATGCCTATGTCCAGCCTCACAGCGGAGCAGACGCCAATCTCTGTGCTTTCTGGGCAATCCTGAACCAGCGGGTAGAACTACCAGCCTATGAAGAATGGGGAGAATCCAATCCTGCCAATCTTGGAAGGGAGAAATGGGAAGAACTGCGGGCGCGTTTCGGCAGCCAGAAGCTGCTTGGGCTGGATTATTACAGCGGCGGACACCTGACCCATGGCTACAGGCAGAACGTTTCCGCCCGTATGTTCGATGCGTATTCCTACGCTGTCAACCCGGCTACCGGCCTCTTGGACTACGACGCCATCGAGCGGCAGGCCATGGATATCAAGCCACTGATACTCCTTGCAGGCTACAGTGCCTATCCCCGTTTGATTAATTTCCGCCGGATGGGGGAGATTGCCCGCAAGGTCGGCGCGGTGTTCATGGTGGACATGGCACATTTCGCGGGTTTGGTCGCAGGCAAGGTGCTGACCGGAGACTATGACCCTGTTCCCTGGGCGGATATCGTCACGACTACCACGCACAAAACCCTGCGAGGACCGCGAGGCGGCTTGATTCTTTGCAAGAAAGAATTTTCCGAATCCGTAGATAAAGGCTGTCCGCTTGTCCTGGGAGGACCGCTTCCCCATGTGATGGCAGCCAAAGGCATTGCCTTGACCGAGGCACTGTCCCCTGATTTCCGCTCTTATGCCGCAAAAATCGTTGAGAACTCCGCCGCCCTTGCCGCCGCATGCATAGCGGAAGGCATACCGGTGGCGACTGGAGGAACTGACAATCACCTGATGCTGCTTGACGTGCGTCCCTTCGGCTTGAACGGTCGGCAGGCGGAAACCCAGCTCAGGGACTGCGGCATCACCTTGAACCGGAACGCCCTGCCTTTTGATCCTAACGGTCCATGGTATACCAGCGGATTGCGTATCGGGACTCCTGCTGTCACTACCTTGGGAATGGGCGTGCCGGAGATGAAGAAGATTGCCTCCATCATCGCCTCCGTCCTCAAGGCAAGCCATCCCCTTGTTTTGACCAAGGGAGCCAATGCAGGAACTACATCCAAGGCTAAGGCGGAGACAGATCCCACGGTCATTGTCCGCGCACGGGAAGATGTCCAGACCCTGCTTGATGCCCACCCGCTTTATCCGGAACTGGATTTGTCTTTCCTGCGGAAATTTTTCCCCTACGTTAGTTGA
- the cdd gene encoding cytidine deaminase — translation MLTAVLFDMDGVLIDSEPLIQDAMISWFADQGVTVYPRDFKAFFGVGETAMLRGVGGCHDYVIDDIDTAKLDVYERYYRLLEGKDLSHPGILRFFKNARKAGLITAIVSSADRTKVLKNMAAVKISVEDVDLVVSGDDVKRKKPFPDIFQYAALSLGVTCDEALVVEDALTGVKAAVAAGCLPGAVATSFDAASLIESGACLVLPHVGDFDDFSTVQEFNALVGRYIRETAGRTVAYGAVRLMKEDRVVPAPDAAALDRLRHAASAVRLHAYAPYSTYKVGAALLSARTGAVYAGCNVENSSYGATICAERNAILHAIAEEGKIGIAALVVVSDDAPPAPPCAQCLQVLAEFCRPDTVVRLCSASGDVREHLFSDLLPYPFIFPTQRSEGI, via the coding sequence ATGCTCACAGCCGTTTTGTTCGACATGGATGGAGTCCTGATAGATTCTGAACCTTTGATACAGGATGCCATGATATCATGGTTCGCCGATCAGGGCGTCACCGTATACCCGCGGGATTTCAAAGCATTCTTCGGTGTAGGCGAGACCGCCATGCTGCGGGGAGTGGGTGGTTGCCATGACTATGTGATTGATGACATCGATACCGCCAAACTCGATGTCTATGAACGATATTACCGCCTGCTGGAAGGCAAGGATTTATCCCATCCGGGAATCCTGAGATTCTTTAAGAACGCCCGCAAGGCAGGGCTGATTACTGCAATCGTCTCCAGCGCTGACCGGACGAAAGTCCTGAAAAACATGGCTGCGGTAAAGATTTCTGTCGAGGATGTCGATTTGGTTGTATCAGGGGATGATGTAAAACGCAAGAAGCCTTTCCCTGATATTTTCCAGTATGCCGCGCTCTCCCTCGGCGTGACCTGTGATGAAGCCTTGGTGGTTGAAGATGCCCTGACCGGGGTGAAGGCGGCTGTAGCGGCGGGGTGTCTTCCGGGAGCCGTGGCTACTTCATTCGATGCCGCATCCCTGATCGAGTCCGGCGCCTGTCTCGTGCTGCCGCATGTCGGTGATTTCGATGATTTCTCCACTGTGCAGGAGTTCAACGCGCTTGTCGGGAGATACATCCGGGAGACTGCTGGCAGAACCGTTGCCTATGGCGCAGTGAGATTGATGAAAGAAGACAGGGTTGTCCCGGCTCCGGATGCTGCCGCTTTGGACAGGCTGCGCCACGCTGCGTCGGCTGTCCGGCTCCATGCATACGCACCTTATTCGACCTACAAGGTGGGCGCGGCTTTATTGAGTGCCCGGACAGGGGCGGTTTACGCAGGATGCAATGTAGAAAATTCCAGCTACGGCGCGACAATCTGCGCTGAACGCAATGCCATCCTGCATGCTATTGCGGAAGAAGGGAAGATTGGCATTGCTGCCTTGGTCGTTGTCTCTGATGACGCGCCTCCCGCGCCACCTTGCGCCCAGTGCCTTCAGGTTCTGGCTGAATTTTGCCGTCCGGATACAGTAGTACGCCTGTGTTCGGCATCAGGAGATGTCCGGGAACATCTGTTTTCAGATTTATTGCCCTATCCATTCATTTTCCCAACGCAGCGTTCCGAGGGCATATGA
- a CDS encoding fimbrillin family protein, protein MTSREAASSTANAKDPINVYPLGSGEQDTGKADFLWRRTDGVQNNTSTVHLKLEHMFSRLIVNLGYDVYERPYCHEGHFRQNTDSDSITTHPSTPV, encoded by the coding sequence ATGACCTCACGCGAGGCCGCATCATCTACCGCGAACGCTAAAGACCCCATAAATGTCTATCCCCTTGGTTCCGGGGAACAGGATACCGGAAAGGCTGACTTCCTGTGGAGACGCACCGACGGTGTACAGAACAATACCTCGACGGTGCATCTGAAACTTGAGCATATGTTCTCCCGCCTGATTGTAAACCTTGGGTACGACGTATACGAGCGTCCCTATTGTCATGAAGGACATTTCCGACAGAATACGGATTCTGACAGCATTACGACTCACCCCAGTACGCCCGTATAG
- the infA gene encoding translation initiation factor IF-1: protein MVAKEEAIEVEGIVREALPNTMFRVELQNQHVILAHLSGKMRKHYIRIVPGDTVRVALSPYDLTRGRIIYRER, encoded by the coding sequence ATCGTGGCCAAAGAAGAAGCAATTGAAGTCGAGGGAATCGTGCGTGAAGCCCTGCCCAATACTATGTTTCGCGTCGAACTACAGAATCAGCATGTCATCCTGGCGCATTTGTCGGGAAAGATGCGCAAGCATTATATCCGCATAGTACCGGGAGATACCGTCAGGGTAGCCCTGTCCCCCTATGACCTCACGCGAGGCCGCATCATCTACCGCGAACGCTAA
- the prfA gene encoding peptide chain release factor 1, producing MLEKLDSFEKELAGLDMKISSPDTMKDMNLFKSLMQERSHLVPIVEELQHLKHVSSQLEESLALLKSETDPDMIEMTKEEIEGLKAEVEASTSRTKVLLIPPDPLSGKNIIMEIRAGTGGEEAALFAADLYRMYTHYAEAKNWKIEILTLNETGLGGIKEVVCSISGKDVYGSLRWESGVHRVQRVPETEAGGRIHTSACTVAVLPEAEETDIEIRPEDLKVDVMRSGGPGGQSVNTTDSAVRMTHLPTGIVVICQDEKSQIKNKAKALRVLRSRLYDMEEEKKAKERADARRDQVGSGDRSERIRTYNFPQNRLTDHRINLTLYKLDLIMNGQLEEVTEALKIAAGEAALKES from the coding sequence ATGCTTGAAAAACTTGATTCATTCGAGAAGGAACTCGCAGGACTCGATATGAAGATATCCTCACCGGACACTATGAAGGACATGAATCTGTTCAAGTCCCTCATGCAGGAGAGGTCTCATCTTGTCCCTATCGTCGAGGAGCTGCAACACCTGAAACACGTCTCCAGTCAGCTTGAGGAATCCCTTGCCTTGCTCAAAAGCGAAACCGATCCGGATATGATAGAGATGACCAAGGAGGAAATCGAAGGACTGAAAGCTGAAGTCGAGGCCAGCACATCCCGGACAAAAGTCCTCTTGATACCACCCGATCCTCTTTCCGGCAAAAACATCATCATGGAAATCCGCGCCGGGACAGGCGGAGAGGAAGCCGCGCTGTTCGCCGCCGACCTCTACCGCATGTATACCCATTACGCGGAAGCCAAGAACTGGAAGATTGAGATTCTCACCTTGAATGAAACCGGGCTGGGCGGCATCAAGGAAGTGGTCTGTTCAATCAGCGGCAAGGATGTCTATGGCTCCCTCCGCTGGGAAAGCGGCGTGCATCGTGTCCAACGGGTTCCTGAGACAGAGGCTGGCGGCAGGATACACACATCAGCCTGTACCGTGGCAGTACTTCCGGAAGCCGAGGAAACAGACATTGAAATCCGGCCGGAGGATTTGAAAGTGGATGTCATGCGTTCAGGCGGTCCCGGAGGACAGAGCGTCAATACAACGGACAGCGCCGTGCGCATGACCCATCTCCCCACCGGCATTGTCGTGATTTGCCAAGATGAGAAATCCCAAATCAAGAACAAGGCCAAGGCCCTGCGCGTCCTGCGTTCCCGTCTCTACGATATGGAAGAAGAAAAGAAAGCAAAGGAAAGAGCCGATGCTCGTCGTGACCAAGTTGGTTCCGGTGATCGTTCGGAACGCATACGTACCTATAATTTCCCCCAGAACCGCCTTACGGATCATCGTATCAACCTGACGCTGTATAAGCTCGACCTCATCATGAACGGCCAGCTTGAAGAAGTGACCGAGGCATTGAAGATTGCTGCCGGGGAAGCAGCGCTCAAGGAAAGCTGA
- the prmC gene encoding peptide chain release factor N(5)-glutamine methyltransferase, which produces MDTVSSTLARATRLMKDAGLADSPSLDARLLLCAVMDVSQEQLLARWHTEVPEEASQRFAAMLSARLAATPMAYILGWREFYGRRFHVDERVLIPRPDTETLIEAALAWIQEHSLEAPDIADICTGSGAVGITLALELPSSRVALTDISASALEVATENAMRLGAGNIRLYQGDVTEPVASESFDIVVSNPPYLTPHWYSHVEAQVLKEPRLALVGGDDGLTIIRRLVVGARSVLAPEGALFLECDWRQCDEVARIMERCGFAQTWIYNDLAGRPRVVRGNGICMNN; this is translated from the coding sequence ATGGATACTGTCTCATCCACATTGGCACGAGCGACGCGCCTGATGAAAGATGCCGGGCTTGCCGACAGTCCTTCCCTTGATGCCCGTCTGCTTCTCTGCGCTGTGATGGATGTTTCACAGGAACAGCTTTTGGCGCGGTGGCACACGGAGGTGCCAGAAGAAGCATCCCAGCGTTTTGCCGCCATGCTGTCCGCGCGGCTTGCCGCCACTCCCATGGCCTACATCCTTGGATGGCGGGAGTTCTATGGCCGGAGATTTCATGTCGATGAACGTGTCCTCATACCCCGCCCTGATACTGAAACGCTCATCGAGGCGGCACTTGCCTGGATACAGGAACATTCATTGGAGGCTCCCGACATAGCCGACATCTGCACAGGAAGCGGCGCGGTCGGCATCACCCTGGCCTTGGAACTGCCTTCCTCCCGTGTCGCACTGACCGACATTTCAGCTTCCGCGCTGGAAGTCGCCACGGAAAACGCCATGCGTCTTGGCGCCGGCAATATCCGCCTGTACCAAGGGGATGTGACTGAACCCGTTGCATCAGAGAGCTTTGACATAGTAGTATCCAATCCACCATACCTCACTCCCCACTGGTATTCCCATGTGGAGGCTCAGGTTCTGAAGGAACCGCGTCTGGCTCTTGTGGGGGGAGATGACGGGCTTACAATCATCAGGAGGCTGGTCGTCGGCGCCAGGTCTGTCCTTGCTCCAGAAGGGGCGTTGTTCCTGGAATGCGACTGGCGTCAGTGTGACGAAGTGGCGCGAATCATGGAAAGGTGCGGGTTCGCCCAAACCTGGATATACAATGACCTTGCGGGGCGTCCGCGGGTCGTGCGGGGGAACGGCATATGTATGAACAACTGA
- a CDS encoding RelA/SpoT family protein, producing MYEQLIERFILKAYNYSKEDQAKILRAAIFSSEKHMTQKRANGEPYLIHPLAVGEILIQLQMDRDTVCAGLLHDTLEDTDATYEQLNELFGKEVADLVEGETKFSLLKAKSKSLQEAETIRKMFFAMSKDVRVIIIKLADKLHNMRTLQHLQPDRAREIADECLDIYAPLADRLGISWLKDELEDLSLKMLKPDTFQLIQDYLLSKKGEQTAYLNRVEKTIYRACGEEKMGNITVTSRAKHAYSVYMKMKKRRKEIDEIYDILGVRILCNTVTECYALLGIIHRLWPPIENRFKDYIAMPKANNYQSLHTTVMALDGKLLEIQIRTREMHFTAEYGVAAHWAYKSATGSEAGKDPDLDNQQFSRIISKLKSWSNEIEQSESFMEDIKGELLKDTIYVFTPQGHIVELPSNATALDFAYQIHTEIGNHTTGAKADGSIIPLNRPLKNTQVIEILTSPNARPRITWLRYAQTTSARKKIRTWLNKNDPTLLIDKNIIAKKPVELTPTHAEIQAAAEEASKEAQHQAESGGKIIRHVSDPSRLTFRVGDEKRMMIHLAKCCNPTRGDAIVGYVSRGRGIIVHRRDCKNLKNMAEVEERQVEVEWETASPLLLKRFRVTSKMTTDLFSEIEGAIRKYKGHLIEGRLDDDEEGRLTGTFTMEVSTDDDSKKILKSLRSIPSIVTITPIS from the coding sequence ATGTATGAACAACTGATAGAAAGGTTCATCCTGAAAGCCTACAATTACTCGAAAGAGGATCAGGCAAAAATATTGCGTGCCGCAATATTCTCCTCAGAGAAGCACATGACCCAAAAACGCGCCAACGGGGAACCTTATCTGATTCATCCCCTTGCCGTCGGTGAAATACTCATACAGCTCCAGATGGACCGTGACACTGTCTGCGCCGGGCTTCTTCACGATACCCTTGAGGATACCGACGCGACCTATGAACAACTGAACGAGCTGTTCGGCAAGGAAGTAGCCGACTTGGTAGAGGGAGAAACGAAATTCTCACTGCTCAAGGCAAAAAGCAAATCCCTGCAAGAAGCCGAGACAATCCGCAAGATGTTCTTTGCCATGAGCAAGGATGTGCGGGTAATCATCATCAAGCTGGCGGACAAGCTCCATAACATGAGAACCCTCCAGCATCTCCAGCCCGACCGAGCCCGTGAGATAGCCGATGAATGCCTGGATATCTATGCTCCCCTGGCAGATAGATTGGGCATATCATGGCTCAAGGATGAACTTGAGGATCTTTCCCTCAAGATGCTCAAGCCGGACACCTTCCAGTTAATCCAAGATTACCTTTTGTCAAAGAAAGGCGAGCAGACTGCCTATCTGAACCGGGTCGAAAAAACCATCTACCGCGCCTGTGGCGAGGAGAAGATGGGTAACATAACCGTGACCAGCCGGGCCAAGCATGCGTATTCAGTCTACATGAAGATGAAGAAACGCCGGAAGGAGATTGATGAGATATACGACATCCTTGGAGTCCGCATCCTCTGCAACACCGTCACCGAATGTTACGCGCTGCTTGGCATCATCCACCGCCTGTGGCCGCCTATAGAAAACCGCTTTAAAGATTACATTGCCATGCCGAAGGCGAACAACTATCAGAGCCTGCATACAACCGTCATGGCTTTGGACGGAAAGCTCCTGGAAATCCAGATACGCACACGGGAGATGCACTTCACCGCCGAATATGGCGTAGCCGCCCACTGGGCATACAAGTCCGCCACCGGAAGCGAAGCTGGCAAAGATCCTGATTTGGATAACCAGCAGTTCTCCCGCATCATCTCCAAGCTCAAGAGCTGGAGCAACGAAATCGAGCAGAGCGAATCCTTCATGGAAGACATCAAGGGCGAGCTTCTCAAGGACACCATCTATGTCTTCACTCCCCAAGGACACATCGTGGAACTGCCCAGCAACGCCACAGCCTTGGACTTTGCCTACCAAATCCACACGGAAATAGGCAACCATACCACCGGAGCAAAGGCCGACGGCAGCATCATACCACTCAACAGGCCGCTGAAGAACACCCAGGTCATAGAGATACTGACCAGTCCAAACGCGCGTCCCCGTATTACGTGGCTGCGCTATGCCCAGACGACCAGCGCACGCAAGAAGATACGGACATGGCTGAACAAGAATGACCCGACGCTCCTGATTGACAAGAACATCATTGCCAAGAAGCCTGTCGAACTGACGCCTACCCACGCGGAAATACAGGCCGCGGCTGAGGAAGCATCCAAGGAAGCTCAGCACCAAGCGGAATCAGGCGGCAAGATTATCCGTCATGTATCTGATCCTTCACGGCTCACTTTCCGTGTCGGTGATGAAAAGCGCATGATGATTCATCTTGCAAAATGCTGCAATCCAACCAGAGGCGACGCAATTGTCGGCTATGTCTCCCGTGGACGGGGAATCATCGTCCATAGGCGTGATTGCAAGAATTTGAAGAACATGGCAGAAGTCGAGGAACGACAGGTCGAGGTGGAATGGGAGACCGCGTCTCCCCTTCTTCTCAAACGTTTCCGCGTCACCAGCAAGATGACCACCGACCTTTTCAGCGAGATTGAAGGAGCCATCAGGAAGTACAAAGGTCATCTGATTGAAGGACGGCTTGACGATGACGAGGAAGGGCGGCTTACCGGAACATTCACCATGGAAGTTTCCACGGACGACGACTCGAAGAAAATCCTCAAAAGCCTCCGTTCCATCCCCTCCATCGTCACCATCACCCCCATTTCCTGA
- a CDS encoding helix-turn-helix transcriptional regulator, producing MFSNEDSGKILIKDVKENSLLENATVLNILEWMSRDKAKRELKTCGMTLDLDKPLLLVASNIDKFSPRSNSHERFLMMCKVENMFISYLSRKFMFVHASDANKNMFWVLQPKGALEKSLSYCKHLLEEIQEHSSKSHALSISIVYDKFVPFEELHDKYRLLRSILLQISIQGEGQVLANSLFYQDRHIPLAEISESTYLNDLENMKNALISGDVDAVDAVLHDILYSQQNTVAIHSLRMYHSVCDIILSYIEDMGMSDSLLSLPSVFEIFHQYEDRAIFYDKVSALSRILIEQRKQLYSSRREALIHRINNFISANLSSDLSLQIISDTFYVNPSYLSRIYKQAIGHTVGEEITDRRMEMAKKLLLRMEYKVSHIAHDIGYKSAAYFTRVFKKREGDSPQVWRERNMENRLEKK from the coding sequence ATGTTTTCCAATGAAGATTCTGGCAAGATTTTGATAAAGGATGTAAAAGAAAACTCCTTGCTGGAAAATGCCACGGTGCTCAACATATTGGAATGGATGTCGCGGGACAAAGCAAAAAGGGAACTGAAGACCTGCGGGATGACCCTGGATTTAGACAAACCACTTTTGCTCGTTGCATCAAACATAGATAAATTTTCTCCCAGAAGTAATTCCCATGAACGTTTTCTCATGATGTGCAAGGTCGAGAACATGTTCATCAGCTATCTTTCCCGGAAGTTCATGTTCGTTCATGCTTCCGATGCAAATAAAAACATGTTCTGGGTTCTGCAACCAAAAGGAGCATTGGAAAAAAGCTTGTCATATTGCAAGCATCTGCTGGAGGAAATCCAGGAACATTCATCAAAGTCCCATGCTCTTTCCATCAGTATTGTTTATGACAAGTTTGTCCCTTTTGAGGAACTGCACGACAAGTACCGTCTGTTACGCTCGATACTTCTCCAGATTTCAATTCAAGGAGAAGGGCAGGTTCTGGCAAATTCTTTGTTTTATCAGGACCGGCATATCCCGCTTGCGGAAATCAGTGAAAGCACGTATCTCAATGATCTGGAAAATATGAAGAATGCCCTGATTTCAGGAGATGTTGATGCTGTTGATGCTGTTTTGCATGATATTCTATATTCTCAACAGAACACTGTCGCCATACACTCTCTACGAATGTATCATTCCGTGTGTGACATTATCCTCAGCTATATTGAAGACATGGGCATGAGTGATAGTCTGCTGTCGTTGCCGTCGGTCTTTGAGATTTTTCACCAGTATGAAGACAGGGCAATTTTCTATGACAAAGTATCGGCTCTCTCAAGGATCTTGATTGAACAAAGAAAACAGCTCTACAGCTCAAGACGGGAAGCCCTCATCCATAGGATCAATAATTTCATCAGCGCAAACCTTTCAAGTGATTTGTCGCTGCAAATCATTTCAGATACGTTTTATGTAAATCCATCGTACCTGTCACGCATTTACAAGCAGGCAATCGGGCATACCGTAGGTGAAGAAATCACGGACAGAAGAATGGAAATGGCAAAAAAGTTGCTGTTACGGATGGAATACAAGGTTTCTCACATTGCTCATGATATAGGTTATAAGTCAGCGGCATATTTCACCCGTGTTTTCAAAAAGCGAGAAGGAGATTCTC
- a CDS encoding RpiB/LacA/LacB family sugar-phosphate isomerase, translating into MSSGKKVVIANDQGAVALSKDLAEHLTRRGYEVNHLGIFTEDSVDYPDMAEKATTEYLKGGYDFGVLCCGTGIGISISANKVHGIRCALPQNIFAATMAREHNDANFIAFGGRVVYPEKPTDILDAFMDSTFQGGRHQRRVDKIMALER; encoded by the coding sequence ATGAGCAGCGGCAAGAAGGTCGTCATAGCCAATGACCAGGGAGCAGTGGCATTGTCCAAGGACTTGGCGGAGCATCTGACACGCAGAGGTTACGAAGTGAACCATTTGGGCATATTCACCGAAGATTCCGTTGATTACCCCGACATGGCGGAGAAAGCCACCACGGAATACCTGAAAGGCGGATACGATTTCGGCGTCCTTTGCTGTGGTACTGGCATTGGCATATCAATCAGCGCAAACAAAGTACATGGAATACGTTGCGCCCTTCCCCAGAATATCTTTGCGGCTACCATGGCAAGAGAACACAACGACGCTAACTTCATTGCGTTCGGTGGTCGTGTCGTCTATCCTGAGAAACCTACTGACATCCTTGACGCATTCATGGATTCTACTTTCCAAGGAGGCAGGCACCAGCGGAGGGTGGACAAAATCATGGCGTTGGAGCGTTGA
- a CDS encoding phospholipase D-like domain-containing protein, whose amino-acid sequence MMKTRLSVFLILFLLGVTGCSTTRMMTDPVLTGQGAGIEEKLEGLRLPSAHSMRPVIYTSGPQWFERQLELIEASQEHIVMTTFLASQTDSNEALYEALARKADEGVDVWLLYDGSSYMENTAGRSFIRSLRWLEEHGVKLFEFNPLTVSRLPSTLRLIIRDHRKLFISDGLTVVVGGMNMNHMSLASDQHDLMFEFTSSGLASLALEVFRKDWNALSWDTIPEGRFAGFQPSGFQTPIMGHDAHEMTVWLANQSLDGNPVMASVFAVLFSGAKESILLTPLFPILDGNMRRLVADAVNRGVRVVIVPPYDGVDINRNATEYAVADLIAAGAEVYMQTEDAEGRFPAMLHDKLMIIDGRYVLVGSTNFNFRSMNFSKEISILIKDDVFGQEMSDYFQNIIARSRRITADEAGEWRTFKNWLMHLVSYITA is encoded by the coding sequence ATGATGAAAACCCGTCTCTCCGTTTTCCTGATTCTGTTCTTGCTAGGTGTGACAGGCTGCTCTACGACCAGGATGATGACTGACCCTGTTCTTACCGGGCAGGGAGCCGGGATTGAGGAAAAACTGGAGGGACTACGACTTCCTTCCGCGCATTCCATGCGTCCTGTCATTTACACATCGGGACCTCAATGGTTTGAACGACAGTTGGAACTCATCGAGGCATCTCAGGAACATATCGTCATGACGACTTTCCTTGCCTCGCAGACTGATAGCAATGAGGCTCTCTATGAAGCTCTTGCCCGCAAAGCTGATGAAGGGGTTGATGTCTGGCTGCTCTATGACGGGAGTTCCTACATGGAGAATACTGCGGGGAGGAGTTTCATCAGGAGCCTGAGATGGCTTGAGGAACATGGCGTCAAACTGTTTGAATTTAATCCCCTGACAGTTTCCCGGCTTCCTTCTACGTTGCGCTTGATTATCAGGGATCACCGTAAACTGTTCATCAGCGACGGGCTGACGGTCGTGGTCGGTGGCATGAATATGAATCATATGTCCTTGGCCTCTGACCAGCATGACCTGATGTTTGAGTTTACATCTTCCGGGCTTGCTTCCTTGGCTCTTGAGGTGTTCAGGAAAGACTGGAACGCCCTGTCATGGGATACGATTCCCGAAGGACGTTTTGCCGGGTTCCAACCTTCCGGCTTCCAGACTCCCATCATGGGACATGACGCTCATGAGATGACAGTCTGGCTGGCTAACCAGTCCCTGGACGGAAATCCTGTCATGGCATCAGTCTTTGCCGTACTGTTTTCCGGAGCCAAAGAAAGCATCCTGCTGACACCTTTGTTCCCCATCCTCGACGGGAACATGAGACGTTTGGTCGCGGATGCCGTCAACCGTGGTGTCAGGGTTGTCATTGTCCCGCCGTATGATGGTGTTGATATCAATAGGAACGCTACGGAATATGCCGTTGCTGATTTGATTGCAGCGGGTGCGGAAGTGTACATGCAGACAGAAGACGCCGAGGGGAGATTCCCCGCGATGCTTCATGACAAGCTGATGATAATTGATGGAAGATATGTGCTTGTCGGTTCGACGAACTTCAACTTCCGCTCTATGAATTTCTCCAAGGAAATCAGTATCCTGATAAAGGATGATGTTTTCGGCCAAGAGATGAGCGACTATTTTCAGAACATCATAGCCCGTTCCCGGCGCATCACCGCTGATGAGGCTGGAGAATGGCGGACGTTCAAGAACTGGCTGATGCATCTCGTATCCTATATCACGGCATAG